One window of the Microvirga mediterraneensis genome contains the following:
- a CDS encoding EamA family transporter, translating to MKPLLGISLKVISAVVFTMMSATLKTLSSRYPVGEIVFFRSAFALLPLLLWLKWQGDLINAVRTKNVVGHFKRGFIGTGAMYLGFAALSYLPLHDAIAIGYASPLMAVILAALLLKETVRAYRWTAVGIGFVGVLIMLSPYLNVGTFGGDLNAGPTLGAMLAFAGAFCSAGAMIQVRRLTETEKTGAIVFYFFIMASGLSLCTIALGWRMPDGPDLALFILIGILGGVGQILVTQSYRYADTSVIAPFEYTTMIWALLFGWFMFGDLPTFTVLTGATIVAATGLFIVWREHRLGPLRTKELQATPQRPGV from the coding sequence CACGATGATGTCGGCGACCCTCAAGACCCTCTCCTCCCGCTATCCTGTCGGCGAGATCGTCTTCTTCCGCTCGGCCTTCGCGCTGCTGCCGCTGCTGCTGTGGCTGAAGTGGCAGGGGGATCTCATCAATGCGGTGCGGACGAAGAACGTGGTCGGCCATTTCAAGCGCGGCTTCATCGGCACGGGCGCGATGTATCTCGGCTTCGCCGCTCTCTCCTACCTGCCCCTGCACGACGCCATTGCCATCGGCTACGCCTCGCCACTCATGGCCGTCATCCTGGCGGCGCTTCTGCTCAAGGAAACCGTGCGCGCCTACCGGTGGACCGCCGTCGGCATCGGATTCGTCGGCGTGCTGATCATGCTGTCGCCCTATCTGAATGTCGGCACTTTCGGCGGAGACCTGAATGCGGGGCCGACCCTCGGCGCGATGCTGGCCTTCGCCGGCGCCTTCTGCTCGGCCGGCGCCATGATCCAGGTCCGTCGTCTGACCGAGACGGAGAAGACCGGCGCCATCGTGTTCTATTTCTTCATCATGGCGTCGGGCCTTTCGCTCTGCACCATCGCCCTGGGCTGGCGCATGCCCGATGGTCCGGACCTCGCGCTGTTCATTCTCATCGGCATCCTGGGCGGCGTCGGGCAGATCCTGGTGACGCAATCCTATCGCTACGCGGATACGTCCGTGATCGCGCCGTTCGAATATACGACGATGATCTGGGCGCTCCTGTTCGGCTGGTTCATGTTCGGCGACCTGCCGACCTTCACCGTCCTGACCGGGGCCACCATCGTGGCCGCGACCGGCCTGTTCATCGTCTGGCGCGAACACCGGCTCGGGCCCCTGCGAACGAAAGAGCTGCAGGCCACGCCCCAAAGGCCGGGTGTCTGA